The following coding sequences lie in one Vitis vinifera cultivar Pinot Noir 40024 chromosome 19, ASM3070453v1 genomic window:
- the LOC104877594 gene encoding uncharacterized protein LOC104877594, with the protein MRCIYCQSLHLPSLPHLKYKHQLRTPRQLWLSSFQPTNLIRSQHVSRPFPFATRPITTVSLALGFNSGLGFDSPANTGDLSVLIQTSALLFFAYWLANFVVPDIISRHLGLDKRGESEEPDGNNPFDDEKR; encoded by the exons ATGAGATGCATCTACTGTCAATCTCTACACCTTCCATCACTCCCACACCTCAAATACAAACACCAACTCAGAACACCTAGACAGCTTTGGCTCTCCAGCTTCCAACCCACCAATCTTATACGGAGCCAACACGTTTCTCGGCCATTTCCTTTTGCAACCAGGCCTATTACCACGGTGTCTCTCGCTCTTGGTTTCAATTCCGGTCTTGGTTTCGATTCTCCAGCCAACACCGGTGACTTGTCGGTCTTGATCCAGACCAG TGCGCTACTTTTCTTTGCGTACTGGCTGGCAAACTTTGTCGTGCCAGATATAATCTCCAGGCATCTCGGATTGGATAAGAGAGGCGAATCCGAGGAGCCTGATGGCAATAATCCCTTTGATGACGAGAAGAGGTAA